CGAAACCCGGCAGGGCGACCACCCACCGGTGCAGCGTGTCCCAGTCCACCGAAAGGGGATCCACGCCCGGATGGGCCGCCCGCAACGCCTGCGCAATCGGATACGCGTCATCCCAATAGAAACGCATCATGTGAATCTTAGCACAATTTTGCTAAACCATGCGAACTTTACTTGCCAGGGGTGCGCAGGCCAGCTGTGAGCCGTTGTCCATATCCGGCCAGGCCTCCGACGATTTTGGGACACATTCCCTGTGCGGCCTGCGATGCTGTCACTTCGGAGAGCGGGGCGGGCCGGATGCTCGGTCCGCCCCGCGCGCCATAAACCGGATGGATGTCACTGGACAGGCACCTGCCCGAAGGCAGTGGTGTCGATCTGGGCCCGCTGGAGCCGGCCGCTGTAGTCGACGTAAACCGCCTTCCATTCGGTGAAGAACTCGATGGCCGTCAGCCCGGCCTCTCGATGCCCGTTGCCCGTCCCCCGGGTGCCGCCGAAGGGGAACTGGATCTCTGCCCCGGTGGTGCCGTGGTTGATGTAGACGATGCCGGTGGTGATGTCCCGGATGGCCTGGAAGGCCTTGTTGACGTCCTGGGTGAAGAGGCTGCTGGAGAGGCCATAGTTCACCGAGTTGTTGATGCGGATGGCTTCTTCCAAGCTTTCCGCCTCGATGATGGAGAGCACGGGGCCGAAGATCTCCTCCTGGGCGATCCGCATGTCCGGCCGCACTTGATCGAAGATCGTGGGCTCGTAGA
The window above is part of the Thermoflexus hugenholtzii JAD2 genome. Proteins encoded here:
- the iscX gene encoding Fe-S cluster assembly protein IscX — protein: MRFYWDDAYPIAQALRAAHPGVDPLSVDWDTLHRWVVALPGFADDPRLKDPARLEEIQREWLEEVLAHG